A genomic window from Anthocerotibacter panamensis C109 includes:
- the cas7e gene encoding type I-E CRISPR-associated protein Cas7/Cse4/CasC, translated as MQLEIHVLQSFAPANLNRDENGMPKSTVFGGRPRARISSQCQKRAARKFYQENSMIEPKHFAERSRAWMPELKQILQAQNIAEVKAETAAKLALEVLGAKFEGEKIESKTILFLGKTEIQAIADILIENWGVIERKVSEEKPALPTKDPNIPKVIEHGLKDSFKPGDVALFGRMMAALPTVNVDAAVQVAHALSVHALQQEFDFFTAVDDLGASNDAGADHMGETGYNSSTYYRFAVLDTVQLQKNLGSVAQSILVAQAFVEAFIKAIPSGHQNAFAAHSLPALVMLVVRKGQPISLVDAFENPVYPSDKLSLLEKAVRQFEEHWVDLTKMYGNGSDYQGIVTLTRLEKHLGSLNGAKKDALLTLLDEAVAAAFPTGG; from the coding sequence ATGCAATTGGAAATCCATGTGTTACAAAGTTTTGCCCCTGCTAATTTGAACCGGGATGAGAATGGGATGCCAAAGTCTACGGTCTTTGGTGGACGTCCTCGGGCTCGGATTTCGAGTCAGTGCCAAAAACGGGCGGCTCGCAAGTTTTATCAAGAAAATTCGATGATTGAGCCGAAACATTTTGCCGAACGTTCGCGGGCTTGGATGCCGGAGCTGAAGCAGATTCTTCAAGCTCAGAATATTGCGGAGGTTAAAGCTGAAACTGCTGCTAAATTGGCTCTCGAAGTTTTGGGGGCAAAGTTTGAAGGGGAGAAGATTGAATCTAAAACCATTCTCTTTTTGGGGAAGACTGAGATTCAAGCAATTGCAGATATTTTGATTGAAAATTGGGGGGTGATTGAGCGGAAGGTTTCGGAAGAAAAGCCCGCCTTGCCGACGAAAGACCCGAATATTCCTAAAGTCATTGAACATGGGCTAAAGGACAGCTTCAAACCGGGGGATGTGGCTCTGTTTGGGCGGATGATGGCGGCTCTACCGACGGTGAATGTGGATGCAGCGGTGCAGGTGGCTCATGCGCTTAGTGTCCATGCGCTACAGCAGGAGTTTGATTTCTTTACAGCAGTGGATGACCTGGGTGCCAGTAATGATGCTGGTGCTGACCACATGGGGGAAACGGGTTACAACAGTTCGACCTATTATCGGTTTGCGGTCTTGGATACAGTGCAGCTCCAGAAAAATCTTGGCTCGGTGGCTCAAAGTATATTAGTGGCTCAAGCTTTTGTCGAAGCTTTTATCAAAGCGATTCCCAGTGGACATCAGAATGCCTTTGCCGCGCATAGTCTACCGGCTTTGGTGATGTTAGTGGTGCGTAAGGGTCAGCCGATTTCCTTGGTCGATGCTTTCGAAAATCCTGTGTATCCCTCTGACAAATTGAGTTTATTAGAAAAGGCCGTCCGGCAATTCGAGGAGCATTGGGTTGATTTGACCAAAATGTATGGGAATGGCTCAGATTATCAGGGGATAGTCACGCTGACTCGTTTGGAGAAACACCTGGGAAGCCTAAACGGGGCAAAAAAGGATGCGTTGCTTACCCTGCTGGATGAAGCAGTTGCTGCTGCATTCCCGACAGGAGGCTAA
- a CDS encoding type II toxin-antitoxin system HicA family toxin, with the protein MPKAPRLTAQEAERLLLKAGFVFLRSEGSHHIYGKARLRIVLPFHSGKTLHPKIIKQILKAIEPGDEEG; encoded by the coding sequence TTGCCTAAAGCGCCAAGACTGACGGCTCAGGAGGCGGAGCGTCTTTTACTCAAGGCGGGTTTCGTGTTTCTGCGGAGTGAGGGGAGCCATCACATTTACGGTAAAGCCCGTCTACGAATTGTGTTGCCCTTCCATTCAGGGAAGACTTTACATCCCAAAATCATCAAACAGATTTTAAAGGCTATCGAGCCGGGTGATGAGGAAGGGTGA
- a CDS encoding type II toxin-antitoxin system HicB family antitoxin: MILRLSVVIEKDKDGYYAYCPALAGCQTQGGSAEEVEHNIREAISLYLSTLSEAERQELLNQEIKTTVMEIQVA, from the coding sequence ATGATTTTGCGTTTGTCGGTGGTGATTGAGAAAGATAAAGATGGTTACTACGCCTACTGTCCTGCCCTAGCAGGATGTCAGACCCAAGGGGGTTCAGCAGAGGAGGTTGAGCACAATATCCGGGAGGCAATTTCGCTTTATCTCTCGACGCTTTCGGAGGCAGAGCGACAGGAACTCTTGAACCAAGAGATTAAAACGACGGTGATGGAGATTCAGGTTGCCTAA
- the casB gene encoding type I-E CRISPR-associated protein Cse2/CasB: MSTVNSPPRWERAHDYLERLHKRVASDNGAQAELKRALSGEPRHVRAVFPYLIPLIDGTKAYQQKQVWIPVACLSVYYPQPLRADQQSFGSSCRGLADKRASGGTERRFRALLDTDLIDLRTPLTALVRQMKTKEVRIDYPRLIADLCSWDHPEQFVQDRWARDFWQGEEA, encoded by the coding sequence ATGTCCACAGTTAACAGTCCACCGCGTTGGGAACGAGCCCATGATTACCTGGAACGCCTACACAAACGGGTGGCTTCGGATAACGGTGCCCAAGCCGAATTGAAGCGGGCTCTTTCGGGTGAGCCGAGGCATGTCCGCGCAGTGTTTCCTTATCTGATTCCCTTGATTGATGGAACCAAGGCTTATCAGCAAAAACAGGTATGGATTCCGGTTGCTTGTTTGTCTGTGTATTACCCGCAGCCACTACGTGCAGATCAGCAGAGTTTTGGGAGTAGCTGTCGGGGTTTGGCAGATAAGCGTGCATCGGGAGGTACTGAACGACGATTCCGGGCTCTCTTGGATACGGATCTTATAGATTTACGCACTCCACTGACTGCCTTGGTACGACAGATGAAAACAAAGGAGGTACGTATTGATTATCCGCGCTTGATTGCAGATCTTTGTTCTTGGGATCATCCAGAACAATTTGTTCAAGACCGATGGGCTCGTGATTTTTGGCAAGGAGAAGAAGCATGA
- the casA gene encoding type I-E CRISPR-associated protein Cse1/CasA — protein sequence MSFNLTQEPWIPVVNENFERREVSLITFFETWETQREILAENPPTTLALHRFLLALMHRVYQGPRNIDHWLEIREDNGQQVIAYLQERADRFDLFHPEYPFMQDKALTPDKAVSVFALHTMSTSKVFSHEHEWSGYSISFQEAARLLIRLNAVDVSSLRSSYPPKKGPSTASSTPTINSANLLIQGSTLQETMLLNLMQYNPAGEIPSRVSGQDTANWEIGYTGIPKKEIPKGYINYLSFPWRRLCLFAENGRIKQLAITMGHSFPEEIKVEQWECHIPYRDGKPVRISLDRQLWRDAHCFLLTADKNHRPQIIDWLAELVLDGVIEDTLCFRVFGMSADKAKPLGWSVENFSTPTIYITHEDLAGLLKQATVIAEENKQAFRAFRGSPYYVLAEVLKYGDAGSLAHSLGGAARYWALLDREFTELLYKLPKDKETDENEITRYGGTCLPAWEKTVQNAAREAFTESIESIRDYRARALALRALNLLLHKLRKFSTPQVIQEITHVHS from the coding sequence ATGTCTTTTAACCTGACGCAAGAGCCTTGGATTCCGGTAGTAAATGAAAACTTTGAACGGCGGGAAGTTTCATTGATTACGTTCTTTGAAACTTGGGAGACACAGCGGGAGATCCTAGCAGAGAACCCACCAACTACGCTTGCTCTACATCGCTTTCTTTTGGCTCTGATGCACCGTGTTTACCAGGGACCACGCAACATAGACCACTGGCTTGAAATTCGTGAAGATAACGGGCAACAGGTGATTGCTTACCTACAAGAGCGAGCCGACCGCTTTGATTTATTTCATCCTGAATACCCATTTATGCAAGATAAGGCGCTAACACCAGATAAAGCAGTGTCTGTTTTTGCGCTGCACACGATGAGCACCTCAAAGGTCTTCTCGCATGAACATGAGTGGAGTGGATATAGTATTTCTTTTCAAGAGGCAGCGCGGTTACTGATTCGCTTGAATGCTGTGGATGTTTCAAGCCTAAGATCTTCTTATCCTCCTAAAAAAGGCCCATCCACCGCAAGTTCAACACCCACAATTAATTCTGCAAATCTATTGATTCAAGGCTCTACGCTTCAAGAGACCATGTTACTCAACTTGATGCAGTACAATCCTGCTGGAGAGATACCGAGCCGAGTATCTGGTCAAGATACAGCAAATTGGGAAATTGGTTATACAGGAATCCCTAAAAAAGAAATTCCTAAGGGCTATATTAATTACCTGTCTTTTCCGTGGCGCAGGCTCTGTCTATTTGCCGAAAATGGGCGCATTAAGCAGTTGGCTATTACCATGGGGCATTCTTTTCCTGAAGAGATTAAAGTTGAGCAATGGGAGTGCCATATTCCCTATCGAGATGGGAAGCCTGTACGTATTTCTTTAGACCGTCAACTCTGGCGGGATGCCCATTGTTTTTTACTAACGGCTGATAAGAATCACCGTCCCCAGATCATTGATTGGCTCGCAGAATTAGTACTAGATGGAGTCATTGAAGATACTTTATGTTTCCGGGTCTTTGGGATGTCTGCGGATAAGGCTAAGCCTTTGGGTTGGAGTGTTGAGAATTTCTCAACCCCGACGATTTATATTACCCATGAAGATTTGGCTGGTTTACTCAAACAAGCTACGGTGATTGCTGAAGAAAATAAACAGGCATTCCGTGCCTTTCGTGGGAGCCCTTATTACGTCTTGGCTGAAGTTCTCAAGTATGGTGATGCGGGGAGTTTAGCCCATAGTTTGGGGGGGGCGGCTCGCTATTGGGCTCTGTTGGATCGAGAATTTACGGAATTGCTCTACAAACTACCGAAGGATAAGGAAACGGATGAAAATGAGATCACGCGCTATGGCGGTACTTGCTTGCCAGCTTGGGAAAAGACAGTACAAAATGCCGCTCGTGAGGCTTTTACCGAATCTATCGAGTCTATCCGGGATTATCGAGCCCGCGCTCTTGCCTTGCGAGCGCTCAACTTGTTGCTCCATAAACTCCGCAAGTTTTCTACTCCCCAAGTCATTCAGGAGATAACTCATGTCCACAGTTAA
- the cas3 gene encoding CRISPR-associated helicase Cas3', whose translation MEQSRERFWAKTGKGQLGPNGEPLYHPVICHLADTAAVAMEMVRTYLSPVAVVTLAKGLGLSGEDLIRCCGFLAGSHDLGKVSPVFQYQVSNIGQMLSGSKLYEGWFKYAQGLEKTGHGLITAKTLPEFLVEHGINNRLARRLAEIVGGHHGYFPSAQEIKGLPKVQMGEAKWPCFRRVIFEQLNTFVGWTVAPTKCDNAAAMLLAGLTTVADWVASNEQSFPYTPDQPFEEYAQGLKDKAETALKKLGWSQAKTGEPLPFTELFAGFTPRPLQEAAIALTAGLTSPCLVLVEASMGEGKTEAALYLADYLQHQTGTGGFYIGLPTQATSNAMWKRTKAFLGKRYPEDVINLTLSHGAAVLKTEYIKSSCRLDQVFDQEGRVVASEWHTARKRTLLSPYGVGTLDQGLMGVVRSRHQFVRLFGLAGRTVILDEIHAYDLYTSTLLERFVEWLALLGSPVLALSATLPRSTRAQLVQAYARGAGFRQTSLPEVTYPRLTALTAQGVQVKPFEASEHVRRTLHLHWVADDHWAEELRGTLQEGGCAAVICSTVDRAQQVYARLQGYFEPAELKLFHARFLFKDREAIEADCLDKFGKEGSNRPLRYVLVATQVIEQSLDVDFDVMVSDLAPIDLLLQRSGREHRHHIEEMGKDEHKIERPRQRPPRLKEPALWLVKPKISAEGMVNFLESGYIYDRHILLRTWLTLRHRVSVVLPKEMDMLIESVYDLEAVIPAEVEPSHATDWQESLSAYCLDCEVMTSNASDARIPPTLEETKVDNFTRRATEDDEGAIMHMTRMGEPSVTTIFLQQTPQGLVLPRTGLAVDLEKTPQLEEIQALLSHSTRLGKKGLVNALLAQARPSIWKSALLRNCRHVVLDESREALVSDWRLILDEQMGVVIEKLQQSKDQ comes from the coding sequence ATGGAGCAGAGCAGAGAACGTTTCTGGGCTAAGACAGGAAAGGGCCAGTTGGGGCCAAATGGGGAGCCGTTATACCATCCCGTAATTTGTCACTTGGCAGACACAGCAGCCGTGGCCATGGAGATGGTGAGGACTTATCTGAGTCCGGTGGCAGTAGTAACCCTGGCAAAGGGTTTGGGTTTGTCAGGAGAAGACCTGATTCGCTGCTGTGGCTTTTTGGCTGGCTCCCATGATTTGGGTAAAGTGAGTCCAGTTTTTCAGTATCAGGTGAGCAATATTGGTCAAATGCTATCGGGAAGTAAACTCTATGAGGGCTGGTTCAAATATGCTCAAGGTTTAGAAAAAACTGGACATGGGTTGATTACTGCAAAGACTTTGCCAGAATTTTTGGTGGAGCATGGGATTAATAACCGTTTAGCTCGACGCTTGGCAGAGATTGTCGGAGGGCATCACGGTTACTTTCCCAGTGCTCAGGAGATAAAAGGTCTGCCCAAGGTTCAGATGGGCGAGGCGAAATGGCCTTGCTTTCGACGGGTGATTTTTGAACAGCTCAATACTTTTGTGGGCTGGACCGTTGCTCCGACGAAGTGTGATAACGCGGCAGCAATGCTCCTGGCAGGCTTGACAACCGTTGCAGACTGGGTGGCTTCTAATGAGCAGTCCTTTCCTTATACTCCAGATCAACCTTTTGAAGAATATGCACAAGGACTCAAGGATAAAGCTGAGACAGCGCTGAAAAAATTGGGCTGGTCGCAGGCTAAGACAGGTGAGCCATTACCATTTACTGAGCTTTTTGCAGGCTTTACTCCCCGCCCACTTCAAGAGGCCGCGATTGCGCTGACTGCTGGCCTGACGAGCCCTTGTCTGGTGTTAGTTGAGGCTTCGATGGGGGAGGGTAAAACGGAAGCGGCTCTTTATTTGGCTGATTATCTACAACATCAAACAGGTACAGGTGGGTTTTATATTGGTCTACCGACCCAAGCAACCAGTAATGCGATGTGGAAACGGACGAAAGCTTTTTTGGGCAAACGGTATCCAGAGGATGTGATTAATCTGACCCTGAGCCACGGAGCCGCCGTACTCAAGACCGAGTACATTAAATCGAGCTGTCGGCTCGACCAAGTGTTTGACCAAGAAGGAAGAGTTGTTGCTAGTGAGTGGCATACTGCGCGAAAACGCACCCTATTAAGTCCTTATGGGGTGGGGACGCTCGATCAGGGGTTGATGGGAGTTGTCAGGTCACGGCACCAATTTGTGCGGCTCTTTGGTTTGGCGGGTCGGACGGTGATTTTGGATGAGATTCATGCCTATGACCTCTATACCAGCACGCTCTTGGAACGATTTGTGGAGTGGCTTGCGCTTCTGGGTTCTCCGGTACTTGCGCTATCGGCTACGTTACCTAGATCCACACGGGCTCAGTTAGTGCAGGCTTATGCACGGGGGGCAGGCTTTCGTCAGACCTCTCTACCCGAGGTGACCTACCCACGTTTGACGGCTCTGACAGCACAGGGCGTGCAGGTAAAACCTTTTGAGGCTTCTGAGCATGTGCGCCGGACTTTACATTTGCACTGGGTGGCGGATGACCATTGGGCTGAGGAATTACGCGGTACGCTGCAAGAGGGGGGCTGTGCGGCGGTAATTTGCTCGACAGTAGACCGGGCTCAGCAGGTGTATGCCCGGTTGCAAGGTTATTTTGAGCCAGCAGAACTAAAACTCTTTCATGCTCGGTTTCTGTTTAAAGATCGGGAGGCGATTGAGGCAGACTGTTTAGATAAATTTGGAAAAGAGGGGAGTAACCGTCCTCTTCGGTATGTTTTGGTCGCTACCCAGGTGATTGAACAGAGCCTGGATGTAGATTTTGATGTGATGGTTTCTGATTTAGCGCCTATTGATTTGCTCTTGCAGCGTTCGGGGCGAGAACATCGGCATCACATCGAAGAAATGGGTAAGGATGAGCATAAAATTGAACGCCCACGGCAACGACCCCCACGGCTCAAGGAGCCTGCACTCTGGCTCGTAAAGCCCAAGATTAGCGCAGAAGGAATGGTTAATTTTCTCGAAAGCGGCTATATTTATGACCGTCATATTCTGTTACGAACCTGGCTCACCTTGCGCCATCGGGTGAGTGTGGTTTTGCCAAAAGAGATGGATATGCTCATTGAGTCGGTCTATGACCTAGAGGCTGTAATTCCTGCTGAGGTAGAGCCTAGCCATGCAACGGACTGGCAAGAATCGCTCAGTGCGTATTGTCTGGATTGTGAGGTGATGACGAGCAATGCTTCTGATGCACGAATTCCACCGACCCTAGAAGAAACCAAAGTGGATAACTTCACCCGTCGGGCTACAGAAGATGACGAGGGGGCGATCATGCACATGACCCGTATGGGGGAGCCCTCGGTTACGACGATTTTTCTACAACAAACGCCTCAGGGTCTGGTTTTACCTAGAACTGGCTTAGCAGTGGATCTGGAGAAGACTCCTCAATTAGAAGAGATCCAAGCTTTGCTTTCGCATAGCACCCGTCTGGGTAAAAAGGGGCTCGTGAACGCACTTTTAGCGCAGGCTCGACCCTCGATCTGGAAGTCGGCTCTCTTGCGGAATTGTCGCCATGTAGTCTTGGATGAATCGAGGGAAGCGCTTGTTAGTGACTGGCGGCTCATTTTGGATGAGCAAATGGGCGTGGTGATTGAAAAACTTCAGCAAAGTAAGGACCAATAA
- a CDS encoding helix-turn-helix transcriptional regulator, translating to MVNTSPRQFERLLQLDDLIRSGQAETVKQLAQSLEVSERTIHTNLNFLRDRLHAPIEYDRRRGYLYSDPAWRLPLVPLTQGELFALMLGSRMLTAAAGTAYAQELESAIDQLVHRLPQQAWVDLQTVVDERIYFGKGGLIDLNPEIWKQLFEACQNNRRVEMTYYTPTSDSLSTRRFDPYLLHIYRGTNPYAIGYCHRRQEIRWFRVDRIRELRLLEEEFSRDPTFNAHDHLQMIFQTEVGGTPRAVRIRFSKQAAPYIRERRWHPSQQITEHGDGSLTLFMSVPGLAEVKRWVLGYGKDAVVEGPEELVQMVREEVESMVQVYKTAK from the coding sequence ATGGTAAACACATCCCCCCGGCAATTTGAGCGTTTGTTGCAGTTGGATGATCTCATCCGTAGCGGTCAGGCGGAAACTGTTAAACAGTTAGCCCAATCCCTCGAAGTCAGTGAACGAACCATCCATACAAACCTCAACTTCTTGAGAGACCGGCTTCATGCTCCTATAGAGTATGACCGGCGACGGGGTTATTTGTATAGCGACCCGGCGTGGCGGTTGCCCTTAGTGCCCTTGACCCAGGGTGAACTCTTTGCCCTGATGCTGGGCAGTCGTATGTTAACTGCTGCTGCGGGGACAGCCTACGCTCAAGAGCTGGAATCAGCCATTGACCAGCTAGTGCACCGCCTGCCTCAACAGGCCTGGGTAGACTTACAAACAGTCGTAGACGAGCGTATTTACTTTGGTAAAGGCGGCTTGATAGACCTGAACCCGGAGATTTGGAAGCAATTGTTTGAAGCCTGCCAGAATAACCGGCGGGTGGAGATGACCTACTACACTCCCACAAGCGACAGCCTGTCCACCCGCCGGTTTGACCCCTATCTGCTCCATATCTATCGGGGGACCAATCCCTACGCCATTGGCTACTGCCATCGCCGTCAGGAAATCCGCTGGTTCCGGGTGGACCGCATCCGCGAATTGCGGTTATTGGAGGAGGAGTTTAGCCGCGACCCCACCTTCAATGCCCATGACCATCTGCAAATGATTTTCCAAACAGAGGTAGGGGGGACTCCTCGGGCAGTGCGTATCCGTTTCTCCAAACAGGCCGCCCCATATATCCGGGAACGGCGCTGGCACCCATCTCAGCAAATTACCGAACATGGCGACGGCTCCCTAACCCTGTTCATGAGTGTGCCGGGTCTGGCTGAGGTGAAGCGCTGGGTGCTGGGCTATGGGAAGGATGCGGTGGTAGAAGGACCGGAGGAGTTAGTGCAGATGGTGCGGGAGGAGGTGGAAAGCATGGTTCAAGTTTACAAGACTGCAAAATAA
- a CDS encoding type II secretion system protein, with protein sequence MRNTRGITLLEVVAIVAILGLLSASTTLSVGSLLSGVRQQSQSIEVGRLNVALENWTSQQGCLPAQLPPTTTGSDGCLDTSTPPLWPQLYNPAGGGAIPSWIRDYTRTRQIQNSGLVGAAVPGAASYGVYDLSGTTLRYTETRVFYP encoded by the coding sequence TTGCGTAACACACGAGGGATTACCCTCCTTGAAGTAGTCGCTATTGTTGCTATCCTCGGGCTCTTGAGCGCCAGTACAACCCTCTCTGTGGGTAGCCTTTTGAGTGGTGTGCGCCAACAGAGCCAGAGCATTGAGGTGGGGCGCTTGAACGTCGCGCTGGAGAACTGGACCAGTCAGCAAGGGTGTCTCCCCGCTCAACTGCCGCCCACCACCACCGGGTCCGATGGTTGCCTTGATACCAGCACGCCCCCTTTGTGGCCCCAGCTCTATAATCCCGCAGGCGGGGGCGCTATCCCCTCGTGGATAAGGGATTACACGCGGACCCGCCAGATCCAGAATTCAGGCTTAGTCGGCGCGGCTGTCCCCGGCGCGGCCAGCTATGGGGTGTACGACCTATCAGGTACCACCCTGCGTTACACCGAAACCCGCGTTTTTTATCCCTAA
- a CDS encoding type II secretion system F family protein, with amino-acid sequence MTTSQLPQKKSTPWWETEFVIWTKKDTIAFLNSWRFGMVSGLSMVEVLQDLLDVSTATKDVGKAQIYQKMLRQAQAGQPCAQALLSFPKWIPPEISRLILIAEGQGEESLKLALRDIASTLKDNGQILGKIVGPIIYGASLFLLSFGSVVIVAQSAVEPQLQVLGTYDYKPRFPVFALIAGLLQSIGQNWLYMLGGLGLVVGGFLYLISTPVGRYNLDRVMLSTPYTRDLWQVQRWGLFLRVLLILIRSGVPLDQAVDGARSGLGAYLGQAIGQLPDWIRAIDSGTGGTDFSIKKFFSTVQQARRIPQEVRRTLCFADKGGVTGLFEPLEEQYHVLLEQGDKLAESTAFIWQLVGLLPAALLLTATIYFFTAFGEVLSAALA; translated from the coding sequence ATGACGACCAGCCAACTACCACAAAAAAAGTCTACTCCTTGGTGGGAGACAGAGTTTGTCATTTGGACCAAGAAGGATACCATTGCGTTTCTCAACAGTTGGCGTTTTGGGATGGTCAGCGGCTTGAGTATGGTCGAGGTGCTCCAGGATTTGCTTGATGTCAGCACCGCGACTAAAGATGTTGGGAAGGCCCAGATTTATCAAAAGATGCTGAGGCAAGCTCAGGCGGGACAGCCCTGCGCCCAGGCGCTCTTGAGCTTTCCCAAGTGGATTCCTCCTGAGATTAGCCGCTTGATCCTAATTGCGGAGGGCCAGGGTGAGGAATCTCTAAAACTAGCCCTGCGCGATATTGCGAGCACGCTCAAAGATAATGGGCAAATTTTAGGCAAGATAGTAGGCCCAATCATCTATGGCGCAAGTCTATTCTTGCTATCGTTTGGGTCGGTGGTCATCGTGGCTCAAAGCGCCGTGGAGCCCCAGCTACAAGTACTGGGCACCTACGATTACAAACCGCGCTTTCCGGTATTTGCCCTGATTGCGGGGCTGCTGCAAAGTATCGGGCAAAACTGGCTGTACATGCTGGGCGGGCTGGGGCTCGTGGTGGGGGGCTTCCTCTACCTCATCAGCACGCCCGTTGGCCGCTACAACCTCGACCGGGTGATGCTCAGTACCCCCTACACCCGCGACCTGTGGCAGGTGCAGCGCTGGGGGTTGTTCCTCAGAGTTTTGCTGATACTCATCCGCTCGGGAGTACCTCTAGATCAGGCCGTAGACGGCGCACGCTCGGGCCTAGGGGCGTATTTGGGTCAGGCTATCGGGCAACTCCCGGACTGGATTCGTGCCATTGACTCTGGGACTGGCGGGACGGATTTCTCCATCAAAAAGTTCTTCTCAACCGTGCAACAGGCCCGACGCATCCCCCAGGAGGTACGCCGAACCCTCTGCTTTGCAGATAAAGGCGGCGTCACCGGATTATTTGAACCCCTGGAAGAGCAGTATCACGTCCTGTTGGAGCAGGGCGACAAGTTGGCCGAATCCACCGCGTTTATCTGGCAGTTGGTCGGTTTATTGCCCGCAGCCTTACTGCTCACGGCGACCATCTACTTCTTCACGGCCTTTGGGGAGGTGCTCAGTGCGGCCCTTGCGTAA